In uncultured Fibrobacter sp., one DNA window encodes the following:
- a CDS encoding PDDEXK nuclease domain-containing protein: protein MAKKKDSKNGSMFVFRDGMVADSSYVEWLSDIKQRFRQSQTKASIRVNTEMLEFYWGIGRDLVALRAEERWGTGVVKQFALDMRRSFPNETGFSFTNVKYMKQWYLFYFDRIKKGQRAVGQLEMPKIFGKVPWGQHIDIVSRCQLIDEAMFYVNNVVNNGWSRPALNAYIDANLFQAKGTAVTNFDKTLPSSQEKIAKEILKDPYHFEFLKMQEKYEEGDLEDALIANVTQFLLELGKGFSYVGRQMEFRMPGGQAFFPDLIFYFIPQHRYVIIDLKVVKYTPEFAGKLNFYVTAADELLRGEGDNPSVGLIICKSTDKTVVEWSLKDINKPLGVATYKLREVVDRTMAEMKMKKKRKVT from the coding sequence ATGGCTAAAAAGAAAGACTCAAAAAACGGGTCGATGTTTGTGTTTCGTGATGGAATGGTGGCGGATAGCAGTTATGTTGAATGGTTGTCGGACATAAAACAGCGTTTTCGTCAGAGCCAAACAAAAGCATCAATTCGCGTGAACACAGAAATGCTGGAATTTTACTGGGGGATAGGTCGCGATTTAGTAGCGTTACGTGCTGAAGAACGTTGGGGAACTGGAGTTGTAAAACAGTTTGCGCTTGACATGCGTCGATCATTTCCAAACGAAACGGGCTTTTCTTTCACGAATGTGAAGTATATGAAGCAATGGTATTTGTTCTATTTTGATCGAATAAAAAAAGGCCAACGGGCCGTTGGCCAATTGGAGATGCCCAAGATCTTTGGTAAGGTTCCCTGGGGACAGCATATAGATATTGTTTCTCGATGTCAATTAATAGACGAAGCGATGTTTTATGTAAATAATGTAGTGAATAATGGATGGTCTCGTCCCGCATTAAACGCATACATTGACGCCAATCTATTTCAAGCAAAGGGAACTGCGGTCACTAATTTCGACAAGACCTTGCCTTCTTCTCAGGAAAAAATTGCAAAGGAAATTTTGAAGGACCCCTATCATTTTGAATTCTTAAAGATGCAGGAAAAATACGAAGAAGGTGATCTTGAAGATGCTCTTATTGCCAATGTAACGCAGTTTTTGTTGGAATTGGGGAAGGGATTTTCGTATGTCGGGCGTCAAATGGAATTTCGAATGCCAGGTGGTCAGGCGTTTTTCCCGGACTTGATTTTTTATTTTATTCCGCAGCATAGATATGTCATTATTGACCTTAAGGTTGTTAAGTACACACCGGAGTTTGCTGGCAAACTCAATTTTTATGTAACAGCAGCAGATGAACTACTTCGTGGTGAAGGAGATAATCCTTCCGTGGGTCTGATTATTTGCAAATCAACAGATAAGACGGTTGTAGAGTGGTCGCTCAAGGATATTAACAAACCGTTAGGTGTGGCAACATACAAGTTGAGGGAGGTTGTTGATCGTACTATGGCAGAAATGAAAATGAAGAAAAAAAGGAAGGTGACTTGA